From the Lathyrus oleraceus cultivar Zhongwan6 chromosome 4, CAAS_Psat_ZW6_1.0, whole genome shotgun sequence genome, one window contains:
- the LOC127138431 gene encoding uncharacterized protein LOC127138431 produces the protein MSASGGPRLRSMNVADSEARPVFGPAGNKTGSYSSRKEGSKPLRKAEKLGRDVDLAREKKDASPQSHSSSVSSVLRRHEQLLHSNLSMNASCSSDASTDSFHSRASTGRLTRSHSYGFTRKRSVSKPRSVVSDGVLESPPSDGAQSKKRCAWITPNTEPCYATFHDEEWGVPVHDDKKLFEVLVLSSALSELAWPAILSKRHIFREVFADFDPVAVSKLNEKKMLAPGTTASSLLSDLKLRGIIENARQISKVIEEFGSFDNYIWSFVNHKPIVSKFRYPRQVPAKTPKAEVISKDLLRRGFRGVGPTVIYSFMQVVGLTNDHLISCFRFQECVAAAEGKEENSIKDDAQPKACDSVMESDLSIAIDNLSLYESQ, from the exons ATGTCAGCCTCAGGAGGTCCTAGATTGAGGTCTATGAATGTTGCTGACTCAGAAGCAAGGCCTGTGTTTGGTCCTGCTGGAAATAAGACAGGCTCTTATAGTTCTAGGAAAGAGGGTTCAAAGCCACTGAGGAAGGCTGAGAAATTGGGCAGGGATGTTGATTTGGCCAGAGAGAAGAAAGATGCTTCTCCTCAGTCACATTCTTCCAGTGTTTCTTCAGTGCTGCGCCGGCACGAGCAGTTGTTGCATTCTAATTTGTCTATGAATGCTTCGTGTTCGTCTGATGCGTCTACTGATTCATTTCATAGCCGAGCTTCTACTGGAAGGTTGACTCGGTCTCATAGCTATGGTTTTACAAGGAAGCGGTCTGTGTCGAAGCCAAGAAGTGTTGTTTCTGATGGTGTGTTAGAATCCCCTCCTTCTGATGGTGCGCAATCCAAGAAGAGGTGTGCTTGGATCACTCCTAATACTG AGCCATGTTATGCTACTTTCCACGATGAAGAATGGGGAGTTCCAGTACATGATGACAA GAAACTGTTTGAGGTTCTTGTTCTTTCGAGTGCTCTCTCTGAACTCGCTTGGCCAGCCATTCTAAGCAAGAGACACATTTTTAG GGAAGTTTTTGCTGACTTTGATCCAGTTGCTGTCTCAAAGTTAAATGAGAAGAAGATGTTGGCACCAGGAACCACTGCAAGTTCCTTACTCTCCGATCTGAAATTGCGTGGAATAATTGAGAATGCACGTCAAATATCAAAG GTCATAGAAGAGTTTGGGTCATTTGACAATTACATTTGGAGTTTTGTGAACCACAAGCCTATAGTCAGCAAATTTCGATATCCTCGACAGGTTCCTGCTAAaacaccaaaagctgaagttaTTAGCAAAGACCTGTTGAGAAGAGGTTTCCGTGGTGTGGGCCCCACGGTCATATACTCCTTCATGCAGGTTGTGGGGTTAACTAATGACCACCTCATCAGTTGCTTCAGATTTCAGGAATGTGTGGCTGCAGCAGAAGGGAAGGAAGAAAATTCCATCAAGGATGATGCTCAACCAAAGGCATGTGATAGTGTGATGGAGTCTGATCTTTCCATTGCCATTGATAATTTGAGTTTGTATGAATCACAGTAA